CAGCTGTTGAACAAATACCTCTATATCATTAAAGATTTAGGAATTAGAGATTAggcatttacattttattaatcTGGTATCTACTAAATGGGTGCAGGCAAAtcttagaaaatattaaataaaaacaataccAAACTATCATTGGCTTCCTAAAAAATTAGTGTTTTCAATGAAAGCTGCCTATTAAAGTTACCCAGCCTATGTTTTTTCACCTTACCTGCACAGAATATATTCTAAAATTACATTCTCATATGCTTAGTATATCCATTTAGCCAAACTGCAGTGCAGTTAACCACAACAGTGCAAAGTTTCcacacttgaaaaaaatcaaaaggatctTATCTTGCTTTAAAATTGTCACATTAAGGAAAgcatacatatttttcaaaatattttattatgagTCAAAGATTATCTGCAACTGCAATTCAACATTCTTATCTTTATAAAAAAGTCTACAAGAGCAGTATCATACATATTTTTACAAAAGCTTCCTGTTCTGTAGCAGCCCTCGAGCCCGCTTTCCTTGGAGAGTTTTACTCCTTTTTCTCTGCAACTGGAATGACATCGGAGTAAGTGCTTCTGTTGAGTTAGCCCCCATGAAGTTTTAGTCATTAATGCAGCGttaattcaaaatgaaatagaGTACATATAAACATCATTGTAAAAGAACCTGAAGGAAGTTTCATTGATGAACATAAAATGTAATAGAAGATGCTTTATACTAAAACAAGACTACTAAAACTTCCTGAACACCGTATCATGAAGTAAAAAAAGTGTCAGATGTAAAGGCTAGAAAACAAGTTTTCCACCTTATACCATTTTTAAGAGACCTGTATTACCTAAACTGTTACCAGATGCTTTATCTTTCTAAGTTAACATACCCACTCTGCTCTTAGTAAAATATTACTCTCGTCTCTCTCTGTAATTCAGTAGATACTTATTTTCAGTAGACAGCTTAGctaaaatggcaagaaaaaacGTGACCTTGAAAATACAACATATCTATGCCCTGATCAATACAAGGCTAAAGCTACATGTATCTAATTTACCTACATAGGTAGTTTTAACTCCTCAGGAATACAATTAAGGCAGAAACAGAAGTTGGCATGATTCCCATTAGAACCCTGACAATCGCTGCATTGACAGTGAACttacctttctccttccccctgctcCAAAAACACTGTTCATTTTGTAGTAAGCAAATTACAATCACTTAATGTTTTGCCACTTtttgtagattgattttttttctgcttctgtatttaacaaaaacaaaggcTACGTTAGACACTAAGAATTTACCAATCCCACCTTTCTCTTCTGACACAAGACCTTAAACTACTCTGTTCTAGGTATATCTGATACATCTGTATGTTTTCTTAAGCTCAGCAATGGAGATGTCTAGATGTCCCTCTCTCTCCAACCTAAAAGTAAGTTTTTCAAACATCATCTTTTTGATAATTAAATTTGATCTCTTATCCTTTGCTTTGATAGCTGACAGAAACAAGTGACCATTGTccccttttctaaaaatacatgaaaacttGTTACAGTGTTGTCTCAGTCGTACTTTTCTTGTCtaaaaagagctatttttaaatgctttcttcatAGAACAATGCTATTGAGATGTTTTGAAATCATGTAAGACTCTCCAAAGTGTTTTCACACAAGtgtgctttaatttttttatccCCCACCCTACACCCTAGATGGAATCTTACCAGCACCAAGCAATGCGTAACAGTCACCGTTCTACATACAAATGCTGTGAATGAATagatacaaaacaaaacatatgcCATGACTGACATGTAGTCTCTGATCCTTGTAAATCAATACTTCTCTGCTATGTGGCTGCTTATCTAGGTATTCTGTATTTtagtttcattctttctttctaaagTACAGAATGTACTTTCTACAGAAAGTAcaaatgattttgaaaactgaaaaaaaccccaaaccttcaaTTTTAACTATGTCCTTCAAAGTACCCAAAACATCCTGCAGCTTGGTGTCCTCCACAATATTATGAACATGTAATATGCATTATAttggcttgccaatgtgacgcccatctacaagaagggccggaaggaggatccggggaactacaggccggtcagcctgacctcgatgccggggaagatcatggagcggttcgttttgagggcactcacgagccatgtctgggacaaccaggggatcaggcccagccagcacggcttcatggaagGGCAGGTCCTgcatgaccaacctgatctccttctatgaccaggtgacccgcctcgtggatgagggaaaggcagtggatgtggtctacctggacttcagtaaagcctttgacactgtctcccacagcattctcctagagaagttggcggctcatggctcagacaggtgcactcttcgctgggtaaaaaactggctggacggccgagcccagagagttgtggtgaacggagttaaatccagttggcggccggtcacgagcggtgttctccagggctcagttttggggctggtcttactcaatatctttatcaacgatctggtgaggggatcgagtgctccctcagtaagtttgcagatgacaccaagctgggcgggggtgttgatctgctggagggtaggaaggctctgcagagggacctggacaggctggatcgatgggctgaggccaactgtatgaggtttaacaaggccaagtgctgggtcctgcacttgggtcacaacaaccccatgcaacgctacaggcttggggaagagtggctggaaagctacccagaggaaaaggacctgggggtgctgattgacagccggctgaacatgagccggcagtgtgcccaggtggccaagaaggccaacggcatcctggcctgtatcagaaatagtgtggccagcaggagcagggaggtgattgtgcccctgtactcagcactggtgtggctgcactttgaatactgtgttcagttttgggcccctcacgacaagaaggacatggaggtgctggagcgtgtccagaggagggcaacaaagctggtgaagggcctggagcacaagtctgatgaggagcagctgagagaactgggactgttcagtctggagaagaggaggctgaggggagacctcattgtgctctacaactccctgaaaggaggttgtagcgaggtgggtgttggtctcttctcccaagtaacaagcgataggacgagaggaaatggcctcaagttgcgccaggggagttttagattggacattaggagaaatttcttcactgaaagagtggtcaggccctggaacaggctgcccagggaagtggtggagtcaccatccctggaggtatttaaaagacgtgtagatatggtgcttggggacatggtttagtgggcatggtggtgttgggttgatggttggactcgatgatcttagaggtcttttccaactttaatgattctatgattatccaAATCATTACTGAAGCTATTGTGTAAACAGGAAGCCCAACAGTGACTTCATCTGAAATACTCTCCCAAAATCAACACTGAATGGCTGAGAGTAGTTTTAAACCAGTTTTGAACACATTCTGGTGAATACATCTAGACCATACTAGAATTGCCTTTTCAAATCAAGAAATCTTAATGTTTGTCAAATATGAATCCCACCAAAGGAATATAAGCTACATTTTCTCACATATAAGTGTAATCCTCTGTTCCAGAACCCTTCCTCACCATGAACTTGGACTAACTGATCTTTGCCTCCTTCTGCTGTTCTTTGTTGGTATTAAGATCTTTAAGACTTCTCGGACTCCCtgatacaaatttttaaaagataactgTCAACAGTTAAAAGATTACTTCAGTTTGTTCCTAGCATAAAAGCTCATTAACTGTTTTTAATTAGTTGCCAGAAGTTCATGTCTTTAAATTGCAGGGAAATcatgtgtctttttttaatttatcttcatGGAGTATGAACATAAAATGTAATgcacagcaagagcaaaaaaatacacatatccCATAGACCAAAACAAATCATGAACAAAAAATGATTTGCCAATGGATTATGAAGGAGAATAACAACCCATTTTATTGGCAACAGTAGGCTTTAATTCTGTAAATTAGCATGGCAATTTCATAGAGATACATTTAGCCAAGTTTTACAATACTGAACAATGTTGTAATCTCTCATTCAACTTTAAAATTATAAGGAAGCTATAAGAAAAAATACCACAGCCCTTGCTTAAGacttttcactaaaaaaaaaaaaagttcttaataATAGGCTGAGTCAATGCAAAGACAAGCGCCATTAAGGGATTCTTCGATTTCATGTACTGCATTTGACAAGAAAGATATTGTAGACACATTCAGGCCTAActtaaaaatattgacaaaacAATGGAAGTGTGCAGATACTCTGGCCAGCAGTAAGTTTTACACATCAATGATGCAATATTAAATTATCTCTCTCTTTACAAGGCACGTTTTTTTAGATCATTGTAAAATTCAGCTTTTGTGGTTCGTCAATATATGAAAATGTAGAAGCACTCAGTAAAATAGTTATTTTACTGTGCTTGTGCTTTAACAACACAGCTGTATTGGAAGACTCCACCCACAAAACATACAGTGAAGCTATCAAGGTACAGGGCATAACCTGAAGATTAATGGCTAACAAGTGGGAGATGACATTCTAACAATGACTAATTCAAGTCAGCCATTAATTCTAAGACTATGTCCTGTGCTGAGGTTATTATTGCTGTTGCAGGTAAGATgaagagttttaaaaagaaaaacaaacagtaatttATCAGTGGTGTACATAAGAGTTGAAACTGCAAGTTATTCCCAGACAATACCTTACATATTAACCAGGTTTTGGATCACCTCTCAAAATGTATAAACAATATAACTAGTAAAATTTATCATGAAATTGGTATGCACGTTTTAGTTCTGAAACTGACAAACCTGGCACCTAAAAATCCAATTCACTCCAAAAAATCTACTTTGTAAATACATCATATTAATATTTGTAACATTAATTGCTAGTTCAAATCAAACAAAGCTTACAAGGAACTGCTATTGTTTCATTACTCAAATCCATCATTTGTACTCAAGTCCCGTGATTCTCCATGGTGTAAGACAAAGAAGTCTTCTTTTTTCAAGCCATATCTTTCAAGAGCTTCATTCAGTTTAACTGGAGGATCCAAGTAATACTGGAAAAGTAAGAATAATATGAGGGAAAAGATACCACCGCggcatttgggggaaaaaagaatatcACTGCTCTAAACAAGAAATGGTTTACTTTTTAAACATTCTCTAAAAAGGGGGGGATATATTtgtcaaattaaaatgtttggtttcattttcagtttttaaacgATAAGAATGCTGATTTACGGTTGTAGAGTAACTAGCAGGGCACAACCTATCATCCAAAACTCAGCCCTCTTCAATGTATTGAAGAGATCTCTCAGAAGCAGAAACACGGCGATTCCTTGTGGCTAGCCCAGAGGAGGAAGGGTTAACAGGTCAGCAGATGGCGCTTTCGCTCGGTGAGTAAAACAAAGTTGTCAGCTTTACTGTTTAAAAACTAGTGCCATTTCAATGAGGTCCCCCTGAAGTTACTTCACTGTATTTGTTACATGTCAGAAAAGGCATCATCAGGGAGAAATCATCCATTTTTTTGTGCTTCTAAATAGACAATAGCATTTGTACCGTGGGCGCTAGTGACACAGCTTATTAGAAGCATCGTGGATAGAAAATGTTATATCCAAGTTAAAGAAAACATGACATACCAGGTGAACATAGCTAACAGCATCAGGCCCGAGTTATAAGATAAAGTGGTGCAACTGATGCAAAGATAAAGTTGAAAAACGGCTACCAGACAAGGTGTATCAAAGTAGATGTAGACACTTCCCTTTTACTGCATTTTTAGTCACTGTTAAGGTACCTGGGTAACCTCCTTATTAGAACTGGGGACTTcgcagggggcaggaggaggaataaaaaaataaacaaaaaatcagCAACTCAGAATAACTCAGTTTTTCATATTCTTGCTGGTATTTAACTATGAATCAACCATCAAAAATACCATTCAATTTATTTACTAGACAGATTAATAAATACTGTATTGACCTACAAGTATGCAATTGTTACTGTCTCCAAGTGACGCACTGCTGAGTTTACTTTTATTACTGCATAACGTGTCCCCAGCTTTCATGTTCCTCAGCTTTTGGATATCAGAAATCCTCCACATTTGTTTCAATAAGTGTACTTTCAAATCAATCTTAACTGTGGAAACCTTTTATGTGATTGGTTATGAAAAGCTAAGCATTGTTTTTAACTGCAGTACATACAGTAACAACTTTTCACTCATACAAAGATTACATTTTAAGTATACATTTACAGATGCGTAGGTTAAACTGCAAGAGCAAAGCTTCATTAATGACTGTGTACTCAGGAAATCTGAGCTCATGTATAGTATTGAAATTTACCTCATTTGCTAAAGCAAAGGTCCCCCAGTGAATTGCTACAGACTGCTTTGCTTGAACATCAATATGGATTCTTACTGCTTCTTCAGGATCCACATGCTGGTATTTCATAAACCACCTACCAAAACACAAAGTAAATTTTTTTGTGTCGCCTAATTCAGTGCAAGATTTCTTCTTTACTTTCATTGGGTAAGTTGcaaagaatctttaaaaaaaaaaagttcacctaATCAAAAAAATTATGGCACATGTATGTCTGAACAACATACAGAACACTAAAAATCAACAAGCTGGAATATACCAACATACCCACAAAACAGCAGTTCATGTATTTCACTCctcttttcaaacttttttttcttatctatATTTTTAATAGTATAAGGACACATTACTGGTGCCTTGAGGCATTAAGGCCGTAGATTTAAATCCATCCATGAAAAAATTTCACGCTAGCAGCACCCACCAAAAACTCTGTGCTTCAGAAGATAGCCTAAAGGGAACAGGTGGTAAAGCAGAAGAGAGAACCTGGCAATTCTTGAAAGATACCAGATTTTTACCACATTATTCTGATTCCTATCTTCCTTTCCCAGCCTATACATGCTCTGCTTCCAGCATTATATGAGCATTATCATCTAAAAGTTTAGATACCCTTCATAAGTAGGATACAGATGCTTAAACAAACAGATCTTTCACACTCTATAAAGGATTCATCTTTATCTCCAGATAAGTTGCAAAAACAGTGTAAGGactgaagcaagagaaaaatgctGCAAATTGCATACATCTAGATGGGTTGGATTAAGTGATgctacttaaaagaaaaagccacaaagTAATTCTAGATTTTCAGTCAACATTTTTCATGGAAGTCAGCCGATTCATCCTTGCTCTGCttaagactgaaggaaaaaaaccctccaagagGGATACACAGGCAAGTATCCTACACATTTCAGCTCCATCATCCGATTGCCTGCTTTTTTTATTGTCATTCAGCAATCTCCTTCTTTTGCCTCTATAATTTGTTGTAAAATCTTAATATAAGTATACCTACAGTTTTCACTTCTGGGTGTATTTTTTTGTCATCAGTATATcatttcatttatgtattttgatCAAACTTTGATTTTCATACCTTGGCTCATAAGCTCCAATGGGGATGGCTGCAAGATCAAAAGGTCCAAACCTTTTACCTATCTGTTCAAAAGCAACACAATATCCAGTAtctcctgaaaagaaaaacctATTCCAAGGTCCCAAGACAGACCAGCTGCCCCAAAGAACCTTGTTATCATCTGTCGCAGTCCTCTTGCACCAATGTTGAGAAGGGGTGAAGACAAAAGTTACCGCATCGTGACCGGGGACGCAGTTCTCTTCCCACCAATCCAGTTCAATCACATTCTCACAACCACATCTCTGCATCCAGTCCAAGAGCCCCAGAGGCACAAACCAGCGCAGCTCACTCCCGAAGCGTTCATTTAAACTCATTACAGTGTTGTAGTCCAAATGATCATAATGGGTGTGGCTGATCATGACTGCATCTATTTTGGGGAGCTGCTCTACTGTGCACGGAGGTCCTCGGAAGCGCTTGGGACCCACCAGCTGAGTAGGGGAAGCTCGCTGGCTGAAGATCGGGTCAGTAAGAAATATAAGTTCATCCATTTCCACCATAACTGAGGCATGTCCCAACCACGTGACTCGCATACCAGTTCCTGTCTTCCCAGCAAGTTCCGGCTTTTGAACAAAGTAAGGTTTTAATACTGGAAGCTCTTTATCGAGTTCCTAGCAAAAAAGAACACAATATGCATGAGAGATTTCAGAATGTACTTGGCCACGGAACAAAAACTGCATACAAGGCACAAATCATTACAGTCAAGACTTgcgttttgtttatatttttaggCAACCAGagaactaaaacacaaaacagatgCCTTTTTAATGATCATTTTCCCCGTTACTTCCTCCTAATTTCATCTTAggtttttgtaatattttcactctgtcaagagagaggagagagagctcGAGAGTATCCCATCAGGCCAGAAGACCTACAAATATAGAAAGAGAGTCTGAAAGCATTGCAATGAAAGCACTGCAAGGCACTAACACCATCCTGGGAAAAGCTCTGCAATCAGTTGGCCTTCCTGACCtggaaaagaatatatatatacacacacacttactgTAACAAATGCTCAAGTTTAGCTCATGCAACTAAATGATGCATCCCCTAAGTCCCAGCACAAAAAAGTCACAAACCCACAGATGAAAGAGAATGCAATGTTCCCAACAGCATTCTGCAAAAGCTCTGTTCTATTCGCCTTTAGCAGACCCTCGCTCTCCATTACGTATAGAAGCAGCTCATGGAGGTTAACCTCACTTGGCTAATGTTAGCTTTTACCATTCTCTCTTTCTATCCTGCCAATAATTCAATGAACATTCGTGAAACACAAACTAAAACTCAGATCTCATTTTTAAGACGGTCCTTTAGGCACTTAGCTATGCTTCCTGCGATGTTTTATTGAAGCCTTCTAGGCAAGTTCAATTATtactataaataaataactaTACTGATCTCCCTGTATGTTCAGGATGCAGTCCCATGAATGACTTAAATCAACCTGTGTTACAAAGTTATGGAAATCTTCCCCCATTTGCCCTCTTGTTCCAGCCTCAATGCTTTTGCAGTCCCCACTCAAATCTGACAGGTCAGAGAACCGATCCAGCTGAACATTACAAGGAAAATAGACAGCTTTCAGCTCAGTCGGCTTCCAAATTTGACTCTATGTGCAGCCTCAAGAGGACAGTTGGCACAAAGGAGGCCATGGCTGTACATTATCTACTGAAACTCATCATCAAACCACTGCTTATTCTCTCACTTTGAACAGGAGTTACATTCTTCACTGCAGTTTGGTTGAGATGCTTATGCAGAAGCTTTATTTGTAATAATTAAAGagttttcctattaaaaaaaacaaccaaacaaaaagtctTCTCGGGGTTCCTGAccatctccagctctgccacagtgTGGCTAAGGCTCTCCTCACAAACAGCTCTGGTCTGAACTCCTCGcatcactttaaaaaatttttcctaTGTTAGGCATCTTCCACAGACTCGTGACACTCTTCTCTCCCTGGAAATCACAGATGTCCCAGCACTTCTGGTTCCTAGTCAGAATCTCCCTATCATGGTTGCTGCTCTCATTCTCTAGGTCTAGGACAGTAGATTAGCAGTGAGCTTATACAGAGCTAACCTCCCGCTCCCTTAAAAGCCCAGCTGATGCTGTAACACTTTAGGAGTCTAGGATTTCCCTTGCTAAAACAGTCCTGACAGCTTCAGGAAAGTTGCTTTCTCCACAGTATTTTATTGATTTGGAGGGCATATgttggggaaaaacaaacacacacaccccacccccctgCAATCCTACTgtaagtaataaaatattaatgaaactgctttttctgagAGCTAATGGACAGGACATGTCTACTGAAAAAGTTTCATTACCATCTCCAGGAACAAGAAATAGATAACCTTCTATAAAGCTGAATATAAGGTTAGTACAATACAATCGCTTAattcatacaaaaataaacagagtaTGAGTATTAGACTGAGACAAACTGCTGCTTCTCCAAGAAAGAAACATCACTTTCTTATCTCTATTTCATTCTAAGAACATGGGAACGACACTGACAGGAGAAAACTGAAGCACAGAGTGTTATATTGTGAcactttatttgaaaaaaagagtGGAAGATCCACAAAACTAACATaatactgaaaaatggaaattgGGACAACCCACCAAATTACACATGGTTAAGTCAACAAGTCAGATTACATCAAGTAAGTTAAACTCAGCTATGGAATTTAATAATTAATTGTCATAATGCAATTTAGGTCAGCAAGTACATTttttatggaaaatgtttttaagtagTTGTTTTTAAAGGTAGACTACAAACTATTCTGAGAACTCTAAATGAATCCTCTTTATTTTTGCTGACATTTGACACAAACtagtttttaaaattagtatctCGCAATATTAACAAACAATACTAAATGGATTAAGAACCAGCTAACTGGCAGATGTGAATAATGAGTTCTTAACTGGGACTTAAACATATCatactggttttagctgggataattttcttcagagtagctcaATATgatgccgtgttttggatttgggaCCAAAACAGTATTGGTAACAGACTGATGTTTCAGCTattctgaacagtgcttacacagcgtcaaagccagtaggctgggggtacacgagaagctgggaggggaccctgctgggacagctgaccccgactgaccaaagggatattccataccatatgacgtcatgttcagcatataaacctgggggaaaaagaaggaaggggggatgttcagagtgatggcgtttgtcttcccaagtaaccattacgcgtgatggagccctgctgtcctggagatggctgaacacctgcctgcccatgggaagtggtgaatgaattccttgttttgctttgcttgtgtgcgcggcttttgctttacctattaaactgcctttatctcaacacacgagtttttgcacttttacctttctgattctctcccccatcccaccgggggggagtgagtgagcggctgggtggggctgagctgcctgctggggtcaAACTACGACACATTTGCACTATTAAAGGCTCTACAGGGATGTCACTAGGACGGACACTACTAAATATTTTGAACAGTtgatttaaagataaaattaatgACTCTAAAAGGCATTTGTAAAGGACATGCAGACAGGAAGATTGATAAATAAAGGGTAGCACAGTTCAAACAACTAGTATCCTAACCTATTTAAACGAAATTCTGTAAACAAAAATTCAAGGCAAACCAAGAGCACAACGGCAGTATAACTTGTAAAGCACTGACTCTGTATGAGATCTACAGGTTTGTGATACACAGGCATCTGATCCAAATCAGAGATTCCTCAGGTGATGAGATCAGAAATCAGGCATTACAATTTTGAGCTATCATAGTAAATCACACAGGGAAATAGCTAAAGAAATTACTTCTCACtgtgtgggttttgggtttgggtttttttgtgtttgggttggttttttgttgtggtttttttttttttttactattttagaAAAGTACACTAAAATCcccaaaattactttttaaggCAATAAGGACTCATTACTCAACTCATAATATTTCAAACTAAAACACAAGTTCTCTTGGCAGTATACGTCATATGAAATTCTTAAAACACATACAACAGGATAAAACAACATAATGAACAAAATACATAATCTTATGGAACCTTTATCCTGCTATAGTACATTTTGTTCTCTGTCAGACTAACCAGAAACATATTAATACTACAAGAATTACGACAGATCTTTGAAATATGGCATTAATGTCAAATCAGCTACCAACATAAGTGAAATGTGCCTAATACTGTCTTTTATTCATCACTGGAGTAATAGAAAAATTCCTCCTGCTGtgccccttccccctcccatgttcttctttccttcctaatgcaaagcaagaagaaacaCATGACGGACTTTGGTAAGACTAGCTAATTAGCTTAGGATTTTTGGCGCTTAGTGCATACTGGAATACCACTGGATTTTGAAGAAACGAGAACAATCTAAATTGTTGATCCAACAACTAATAATTAAAGACACTTCAACAGCACTGAAAAGAGTTATTAATAAGGCCtgtaatgaaaatacaaaaagtcTATGCATTCTGGATAATGATAGAGGCTTCTTGTGAAGGCATGATTATAATATATATAACTTTTACACAGTGAAGTACATATCCTGGATAATATGCTTTTTTTACATATGCAAAGCACTCGGTACAGATAAACTGAACCTGCCCAGCATAGCAGGGTATCACTAGGCACACTCAACTGAAGTAGGAGTCTGCTTGAAGGATATGCTATCTAGCAGTGCTAAGTAAAGTACGGAGCCCTTAGCTTGAATTTTAAACAAGCTTAGAAGTGCTTTACAGGTTGATTTAGGTGTGGAGCAAACATAGCTGGAACAAGCATCGAAATGGCTGAGGACCCAAGAATTGCATTTCATTGATCTCTATCTaggtttttccatttctgatttaACTTCACTGAGCTCCTGAATAATTGCAGgcacttaattaaaaaatttcAGATGCAAAGCAATAAAATTAGTCCAAAATGAATCCCAACTGGGTCAGAGAGAGAGCTTTACAACTGGTGCAGTGTAGATTTCTTTGTAATCATCCTTTATTGCAGGGATAATCTGTAAATTAAAGGGGAGTGCTGCAGTTCTCCACTGCCATCAGAGCTGTATATTCTGCGCTCTGTAGTACACCTCAGC
This genomic interval from Calonectris borealis chromosome 1, bCalBor7.hap1.2, whole genome shotgun sequence contains the following:
- the NAPEPLD gene encoding N-acyl-phosphatidylethanolamine-hydrolyzing phospholipase D isoform X2 → MDKKIGEEQPLTACNQYPKEAVRKRQNSGRGSRGSDSSRTSRKSFRLDYRLEEDVTKSKRGKDGKFVNPWPTWKSPTLPNILKWSLMEKNNSNVPCSKQELDKELPVLKPYFVQKPELAGKTGTGMRVTWLGHASVMVEMDELIFLTDPIFSQRASPTQLVGPKRFRGPPCTVEQLPKIDAVMISHTHYDHLDYNTVMSLNERFGSELRWFVPLGLLDWMQRCGCENVIELDWWEENCVPGHDAVTFVFTPSQHWCKRTATDDNKVLWGSWSVLGPWNRFFFSGDTGYCVAFEQIGKRFGPFDLAAIPIGAYEPRWFMKYQHVDPEEAVRIHIDVQAKQSVAIHWGTFALANEYYLDPPVKLNEALERYGLKKEDFFVLHHGESRDLSTNDGFE
- the NAPEPLD gene encoding N-acyl-phosphatidylethanolamine-hydrolyzing phospholipase D isoform X1, translated to MVRSRALWSCCLQLAALPSAAGWSGGKPQPFDGSCWRAAGPPRRGWSGTMEEEEEDESPQGQQQPGSSPQKDMDKKIGEEQPLTACNQYPKEAVRKRQNSGRGSRGSDSSRTSRKSFRLDYRLEEDVTKSKRGKDGKFVNPWPTWKSPTLPNILKWSLMEKNNSNVPCSKQELDKELPVLKPYFVQKPELAGKTGTGMRVTWLGHASVMVEMDELIFLTDPIFSQRASPTQLVGPKRFRGPPCTVEQLPKIDAVMISHTHYDHLDYNTVMSLNERFGSELRWFVPLGLLDWMQRCGCENVIELDWWEENCVPGHDAVTFVFTPSQHWCKRTATDDNKVLWGSWSVLGPWNRFFFSGDTGYCVAFEQIGKRFGPFDLAAIPIGAYEPRWFMKYQHVDPEEAVRIHIDVQAKQSVAIHWGTFALANEYYLDPPVKLNEALERYGLKKEDFFVLHHGESRDLSTNDGFE